CCAGCATTTTCAGTTACTTACAAAAAAACCAGCCAAATGGCCGTAAGTTCCGCTTGAGTCAAGACTTATAAGAAGAAGGCAATCAGCCGTCGGTTTTCCGAGAGCTGATGGAGAATTAAGAACCACGCTGACGCCAACTCTATTTTCAGAATAGCAAACCGGGCAGGCAAAATGGGACATTGCTGGGCGAGATCTATTTGTCCCGCAATCAGCAGGTTGGGGCAAATTAGCGCGGGGAAGGGGTATTGACAACAAGGTTGGTAACAGCGTGTCCAGCCCAAGACTCCCAAGGTGGGAAGTCCAAGGCGCGTCTTCTGTCACTCTATCGGCTTGTACAAATCTCCCTGGAGGCGGTCGGCAATCGCTGGGAGCTGTTTGAGGACGTATTCCTGAAAATAAGGCGAGGCGCGGTGAGCTTGCAAGGCAGCCTCGTCGTCATATTGCTCGTAGACAAAGAAGCGGCGCGGCTCCGTCGTGTGCTGATGCGCGACGAACATGCGGCAACCGGGCTCGCGGCGGGCGTCGGCTTGCAGACGAAGAAAGGTCTCTGAGACCTTTGCTTCCTGGCCCGGGTGCGCCATCCAGGTTACGGCCAGCACGAGCATGTGATGTCCTCCTTGGAAAAAACGCGCATGTGGACGCGGATTGCTTCGCTGCGTCCTTGCTCGGATGACAGACTTGTGGTGACGACGCCGAAAGACAGAGTCTTCAACGTGCGGCCCGCGCGGCACGCCGGGGCTGGATTGCCTCTTCCGCTGCGATGCGTTCGGGGAGAACGGAAGCGAAATCTCCCACCAGCATGGTTTGCTCACGATCTGGCCCAGTGGAAACCATGCCGATGCTGGCGCCCACCTGCTTCTCAATAAAGGCAAGATACTCCCGGGCTTTTGGCGGCAGCTTGTCGAAGCGATTGATGCCGGAAGTAGATTTCTGCCAGCCGGGAAGCGTCTGGTAAAGACACTCGATTTTGTCGTAGCCGCTGGCCTGAGCGGGGATTTCCGAGGTCTTTTTGCCACCGATCTTGTAGCCCACGCAAACGGGAATCTCTGCCAGATGATCGAGCACGTCGAGCTTGGTTACCACCAGCCAGGAAATTCCATTGATCATGGCGGAGTAGCGCAATAGCGCCAGGTCGAGCCAGCCGGTACGGCGCGGACGTCCGGTGACAGCTCCGAATTCATTGCCACGGCGGCGAAGCTCTTCGCCAGCCTGATCGGGCAGCTCGGTGGGGAAGGGACCCTCGCCGACCCGGGTGCAATACGCCTTGGTCACACCGACCACCGTATCGATCCAGGTTGGAGGAACTCCGGTGCCGGTGACGGCGCCGCCGGAAGTGGCGCTGGAAGAAGTCACGAAGGGATAGGTGCCGTGATCGATATCGAGCATGGTGCCCTGCGCGCCCTCGAACATGACAGATTCGCCGCGCGCGATTGCGTGGTTGAGCAGCGCGGCCGTGTCTGCGACGAAGGGACGAACCTGCTCAGCAGCCTTCTCGTATTCGCGATAGATTTCTCCCGCATCCAGGGGCTCGGAGTTGAACAGGGCGTGAACGATGGTGTTCTTCTCGTAGACAGCGTTCTCGATGTGCTTCTTCATCAGCTCGTGATCGAGCAGATCGGCCACGCGCAGGCCGCGGCGTCCCATCTTGTCTTCGTAGGCAGGACCGATGCCGCGCGAAGTGGTGCCGATCTTCACGCGTCCGGGAGCATTTTCCGAGGCCAACTCGATCATGCGGTGATAGGGAAGAATGACCTGGGCGCGGTTGCTGACAAACAGGTTGCCATCGACTTGTACTCCGGCATCGCGCAGCATGCGGATTTCTTTCAGAAGCGCGAAGGGATCGAGGACGACACCATTGCCAATCACAGCTTTGCTGCCGGGGCGCAGAATGCCGCAGGGCACGAGTTGCAAAATGAATTTCTTGCCATCGATGGTTACGGTGTGACCGGCGTTGTGGCCGCCGGCGTAACGGGCGACCAGGCTGTAATGGTCCGAGAGGTAATCGACGATCTTGCCCTTGCCCTCGTCGCCCCATTGGGCGCCGACGATAACCGCAGTCCTGCCTCGATTCACGGCACACTCCACACACGTCCAGCACTGGGCTGGCGGATTGCACACAGCGAACCCGAAGATTGCGAGAAAGCGTCTGAATTACGGGGAACGGGAAATCGTACAGGCTGTGTACGGATCATTCTACCTTGGGGTAAGCGGAGGGGCAATCCGATCAAGAGCTACCATTGGGTCGAGATGAGCTAGTCAGGGCAGCACTCCGTCGAGGATGCGCCTCGACCTCCCACCCTAGCCAAAAGCAGGCCAGGATGGGGCACCCTCAGGATCTTGTGCGTTTGGTTAGACTGTCTATATGCCTGAACTTCCCGAGGTGGAAACCATCGCGCGCAGCCTGGGACGGCGGGTTAGGGGTGACGTGATCGAATCGGTGTGGATCGGCGAGAAACTGGAGCCGCTGAAGTCACCAGCGGCGGACATTGTCTCGGTGCTGGAGGGGGCGCAGATCGCCGGTGTGCGGAGGGTGGGAAAGCATCTGG
This genomic stretch from Terriglobales bacterium harbors:
- a CDS encoding putative quinol monooxygenase, whose amino-acid sequence is MLVLAVTWMAHPGQEAKVSETFLRLQADARREPGCRMFVAHQHTTEPRRFFVYEQYDDEAALQAHRASPYFQEYVLKQLPAIADRLQGDLYKPIE
- a CDS encoding adenylosuccinate synthase, coding for MNRGRTAVIVGAQWGDEGKGKIVDYLSDHYSLVARYAGGHNAGHTVTIDGKKFILQLVPCGILRPGSKAVIGNGVVLDPFALLKEIRMLRDAGVQVDGNLFVSNRAQVILPYHRMIELASENAPGRVKIGTTSRGIGPAYEDKMGRRGLRVADLLDHELMKKHIENAVYEKNTIVHALFNSEPLDAGEIYREYEKAAEQVRPFVADTAALLNHAIARGESVMFEGAQGTMLDIDHGTYPFVTSSSATSGGAVTGTGVPPTWIDTVVGVTKAYCTRVGEGPFPTELPDQAGEELRRRGNEFGAVTGRPRRTGWLDLALLRYSAMINGISWLVVTKLDVLDHLAEIPVCVGYKIGGKKTSEIPAQASGYDKIECLYQTLPGWQKSTSGINRFDKLPPKAREYLAFIEKQVGASIGMVSTGPDREQTMLVGDFASVLPERIAAEEAIQPRRAARAAR
- a CDS encoding DNA-formamidopyrimidine glycosylase family protein, producing the protein MPELPEVETIARSLGRRVRGDVIESVWIGEKLEPLKSPAADIVSVLEGAQIAGVRRVGKHL